The proteins below come from a single Cervus elaphus chromosome 4, mCerEla1.1, whole genome shotgun sequence genomic window:
- the FOXA3 gene encoding hepatocyte nuclear factor 3-gamma, translated as MLGSVKMEAHDLAEWSYYPEAGEVYSPVTPVPTMAPLNSYMTLNPLSSPYPPGGLPASPLPTGPLAPPAPTAPLGPTFPGLGASTGGGSSSGYGGPGPGLVHGKEMPKGYRRPLAHAKPPYSYISLITMAIQQAPGKMLTLSEIYQWIMDLFPYYRENQQRWQNSIRHSLSFNDCFVKVARSPDKPGKGSYWALHPSSGNMFENGCYLRRQKRFKLEEKVKKGGGGSSASRNSAGSASAAAAPAASVASTPQPQAQPPPPEPEAQGGDEVGALDCGSPAAPSTPYFTGLELPGELKLDAPYNFNHPFSINNLMSEQSPAPPKLDVGFGGYGAEGGEPGVYYQGLYSRSLLNAS; from the exons ATGCTGGGCTCGGTGAAGATGGAGGCCCACGACCTGGCCGAGTGGAGCTACTACCCGGAGGCGGGCGAG GTCTATTCTCCGGTGACCCCAGTACCCACCATGGCCCCCCTCAACTCCTACATGACCCTGAACCCTCTGAGCTCTCCCTACCCCCCAGGGgggctccctgcctccccactgCCCACTGGACCCCTGGCGCCCCCAGCCCCCACAGCGCCCCTGGGGCCCACCTTCCCAGGCCTGGGTGCCAGCACTGGTGGAGGCAGCAGCTCAGGGTACGGGGGCCCGGGCCCGGGGCTGGTCCACGGGAAGGAGATGCCGAAAGGGTACCGGCGGCCCCTGGCCCACGCCAAGCCGCCCTACTCCTACATCTCTCTCATCACCATGGCCATCCAGCAGGCGCCGGGCAAGATGCTGACCCTGAGCGAGATCTACCAGTGGATCATGGACCTCTTCCCCTACTATCGCGAGAACCAGCAGCGCTGGCAGAACTCCATCCGCCACTCGCTGTCTTTCAACGACTGCTTCGTCAAGGTGGCGCGCTCCCCCGACAAGCCGGGCAAGGGTTCCTACTGGGCCCTGCACCCCAGCTCAGGTAACATGTTTGAGAACGGCTGCTACCTACGCCGCCAGAAGCGCTTCAAGCTGGAGGAGAAGGTGAAGAAAGGGGGCGGCGGGAGCTCGGCCTCCAGGAACAGTGCGGGGTCGGCCTCCGCGGCCGCCGCCCCTGCCGCCAGTGTGGCCTCCACGCCGCAGCCGCAGGCGCAGCCCCCGCCCCCTGAGCcggaggcccagggtggggacgAAGTGGGGGCTCTGGACTGTGGCTCGCCGGCTGCTCCCTCCACGCCCTACTTCACCGGCCTGGAGCTCCCAGGGGAGCTAAAGCTGGATGCGCCCTACAACTTCAATCACCCTTTCTCCATCAACAACCTGATGTCGGAACAGTCGCCAGCACCCCCCAAGCTGGACGTGGGATTTGGGGGTTAcggggcagagggtggggagcCTGGGGTCTACTACCAGGGCCTCTATTCCCGCTCTCTGCTTAACGCATCctag